In Brassica rapa cultivar Chiifu-401-42 chromosome A06, CAAS_Brap_v3.01, whole genome shotgun sequence, a single window of DNA contains:
- the LOC103871116 gene encoding peptide methionine sulfoxide reductase B1, chloroplastic codes for MASSSCFTIQSRFVSARTKLDSISKPSLSGFACRSLTKPRNLNLSVLLRCSMGSFNSSQKSDNVQEAAKSDFASISEGEWKKRLTPEQYYITRQKGTERAFTGEYWNTKTPGVYKCICCDTPLFDSSTKFDSGTGWPSYYQPIGNNVKSKLDLSIIFMPRQEVICAVCNAHLGHVFDDGPRPTGKRYCLNSAALKLESLERTRE; via the exons ATGGCTTCTTCTAGTTGTTTCACCATTCAGTCACGTTTCGTCTCAGCGAGAACAAAGCTCGATTCAATCTCCAAACCGAGTCTCTCCGGATTCGCTTGTCGTTCTCTTACAAAACCCAGAAACTTGAATCTCTCTGTTCTTCTTCGGTGTTCCATGGGTTCCTTTAACTCTTCTCAGAAATCAGACAACGTCCAAG AAGCTGCAAAGAGTGACTTTGCTTCAATAAGTGAAGGTGAGTGGAAGAAACGGCTAACACCAGAACAGTATTACATCACCAGACAGAAGGGAACAGAGAGAGCTTTCACTGG tgagtattgGAATACAAAGACCCCAGGAGTATACAAATGTATCTGTTGCGACACGCCACTGTTTGA CTCATCAACAAAGTTTGATAGTGGAACCGGGTGGCCATCGTATTACCAACCTATTGGAAACAATGTGAAGTCAAAGCTGGACCTCTCTATCATCTTCATGCCTAGACAAGAAGTTATCTGTGCTGTTTGTAACGCCCATCTTGGTCATGTCTTCGATGACGGTCCACGACCAACCGGAAAACGATATTGCCTCAACAG